Part of the Kryptolebias marmoratus isolate JLee-2015 linkage group LG20, ASM164957v2, whole genome shotgun sequence genome, AAGGTGAGGGATTTCCACAAGGCCGTTCTGCAGGAGATCCAGGCCGGCAGGCGACGGTGGAGTGACGGCTTCGAAGACCTCAAATTTCATTTCTTTGGTGACTCAAAACCAGGCAGCTGCCCATTATCATCAGCAGCATCCCTACTGCCAGAGTCCACGACCGTGCCCAAGGTTGTAATACAAAGTGCAAGCCCAGATGAGAATGGCAGCGACACAGGCTTTTCCTACTTCAACAATGAAGATATATGTAAATACATCGATCGCAGTTTTGCTTTCTGGAAAGAGAAGGAGGCAGAGCTGTTTGATTTTGAGCAATAAGTTTAAATGTGATGTCTTTGTGCAAAACTATGTTGATGTGTTTATTCTGGAAAACTGATGGGTGCTGAATAAAACTCTTGTGAATGCATCGCTGATGTTTAATTTATGCAAACCTAAACTGTAAATAGACATGATTTAGCTCAAGTCTTCTGCAAATTGTGGTTTGTGCAACAGAAACatatgcatgtatgtatgtcttcttccatgaagcccattATAAGTTAAAATGGGATGGATGGTGCGATCAGAAAGTGACGTACCTTGACCTTTGGAGTTTAGTTTGAACAGCTTTGGTTGGTTTCCTTTGCTCTTTAGTGCCTTTCTGTTTCCACTTGAGTCCACACCCTGGGAGGCTGGCAACAATACCAGGatctttttactgtttaataATTTGGGATCATGAAGCTACTTGGAGAGGATCACCTTTACTGCAACACTGCCTAAAACTTGAAACATAACTATAATGCAAGGATTATAGTATTTAAGGGTATaccatttataaaataaacaacaaataatttcttttcaCGTTTTTATTTGGTTACTCTATCACATAGCCTACTGAAACTTTACAGATATACATTACAtaattgcttttatttgagtcatttttactAGAAATTAAGTGTTTCAATGAGCTGTTAAGATACTGACAACTTTATCCGCTTTATACATTGAAGGAATGGGATAGattttttcaaggttttgaaaatgaacaaaaggatttcatttatttattgtcagtgGAATTTATGCATTGACTGGAGATGTAGCTGTTTGCATATGTAAGACAGGGTCATAATtatattctgttaaaaaaacaaccttttttaatgaatattaaaTCACTAATAAAAAGTGCTGAAGCCTATTTAAAACAACACCCATGCACGATTTAATTAGGCGCGAGCTTTACAGTCTGGGGAGCAAAAAAGGTGAGGGATCGAAATAGGTGAGGTCGCGCATGCGCACGGCCGCCTTACGATGACAGGAGGATGCTGAGCTGCATTCCCACCATTCTGTGAGGAGAGGAGGAtctccccccaccaccctccacctgctcatccagaagaagcaagaaaaaaaaatatttttaaaaaatcatacgAATCACGCCGAGCTCATCTGAAAACGTCCAGGTTCGGCTGTTTGTCTGCCACCATGTCCGCCGGAGGAGATCTGGGGAACCCCCTGAGGAAATTTAAGCTGGTCTTTTTGGGCGAGCAGAGCGGTGAGTCGggagcggtgtgtgtgtgtgtgtgtgtgtgaaaggccGGGGGTTCGTTTTCCTGAtaagttaaaaaggaaaaactgcgGGAGACAAAACCGGGTTGGGCCTCGACGAATGCGACGCCTTGGCACGGGGAAATGTGATTAACCGAGGTGGGggggcaggaaaaaaaagacccgCATTTGTCTCAGATCAACTCCTGAACTGATTATTCTGACTGCGCAGATTAGAGAACAAACTGTGATGAatgtattaaataaaagaagCCATTGAAGGTTGTTTGATTTGTCGCAGATGGTCATATTTCGCACGGCGGCAGGCGGTAGGAGTGTTTTGATTCGCTGCAGTGaccgtcaaaaaaaaaaaaaaatccgtcTCCTAATTAACCTCTTTATTTCATTTGCATCCATTATTTCTGATATGTGAGCCCCTCATTCTATTGTGTAACATCgattagtgtttttttccccttccccTTTTATTTTAGAGAGGATAACAAACAGCCTCCCATGTGTCAGCTCGGGACACACCCTAGACTGGCGATGTCTGTAGCATCTTCAGAACCACGCAGTCTCCTGCTCCTGGTCCCATCAATAATCGCACAAAAAACAAGCCCCAGAGCCAGAACATTATACTGTATGTTCAAGAAATCGTCTGTGCTTTGATGGGACAAATTCAGAAATGAGCTGGTTTGATAACGGTTAAGCTCGGAAGCTCAGAAATCCTCCAAAGTGGCAGCAAATTCACTCATGACCtgttctgaaaaataaatgaagagaaGGACAAATATAAGTAAGATGACAGGGCTGGGCTGGTGCATGTTTTCCATTACaggagtgtgtctgtgtgcactgaaagcctgtctctgtgtgtgtgtttgtgtggcctGTGCTGCAATGAtgctgtccatggtgctgaaacaAGGCCCCGGCGTGGTCAGTGCCCATTACAGCTGTAGAGTCATGGAGCTGAAGGGAAAACGCTGCTAAAGACGGGGCTCTGTGTCGGTGTAAAAAAACATGGAGAAGAGCAGGCTCCATCCATGCCCCGGTTGATTCGGGACACATTTTGCTGTGTCTATAGACAGTTTCTTGACACGATTCCCGTTCTCATCTCAGCGCTTGAGCAAATgcttttaaagaacagaaagcGATGGAGGGGAAACAGTTACTCGATCAATCAGTAACTGAAACACCATTAGTTCTCGCCCCTCAAAAAGGAACAACTACTCAAACGCAGTTCAGCTCCTAcaacactgaattttagctcagtatctgtaaaactggctgagttaagGTCAACTAGCTGTAgaagccatcttaaactgggttgactacTAAAGTCAATcggttgcagatgtacatctaatgatcactctctgagagtttaattaaaatccatccagtgattcacaggatattttgctaacagacagacaaagttgactccgatagttaatggcaaagttttgaaaacagatCTTTTGCGATCaattagcactcagagtatatgttggaaatgactctcagctacaaccacaccaaattttaactcagtatttgtaaaattgattgaattatagccatttttctgtgtgACAAGGTTAcgtatctgtggcagccatcttgtatggggttgactccaaaatgtaatcagttgtaaatgttcattcaatgattactttatgagggtttcattcaaatcagtccTGTagttcttaaaatattttgctaacagacagacagagttgatgcCAGCTATTAATGCCAAAGTTGTATTGAAAATACTCCAGAAGGTGTAATGATTGGAGTGTCAGATGAGGGTGATGCTTAGCTATTACAAccccaaatcttagctcaatatctgtaatattggcTGAGTTTTACCCATTATATGTTTcataaggtcagttggctgtggcggccatcttgattggggttgactccaaaatgtaatcagttgtagatgcacatccaatgattacttcctgagagtttcattcaagtCCATCTTGTGGTCCATAAATTATTTTcgttcagacaaacaaacacacgatAATAATTCTGAGTATAGGtccatttttattatcagtatATTTTTCAGAGtcagatttttcttgttttttcagctgTCACTGTGGCAAAACCACCTATTTTATCTTAGTAGTTTTTAACAGACACAGCTTTATTGTAAATATGGTGAATAGTTAGAAGCTTAACTAACAAAACTCGACCTGCGTGTGTCTCGTTTCAGTGGGGAAAACATCTCTCATCACTAGGTTCATGTATGACAGCTTCGACAACACGTATCAGGTGAGGCTCAGAACAGAAACACGgataaaatgtctgaatttaATAATGAACTGATTACAGATCTGGTCAGTGAGTGTATTTAAAAGTTTGGTTAATTAATATTCTAGTAGGGAAATGCAGCTAATATTAATTAATACAGGGACTTCTTGGTATATATTCtcatttgactgttttattcaaagataACCAACAGATAGTATCACGGCACTATTAGTGGcttcttttttaaaggtcaggtacctttccttttctttttgctgagtattttaaatgtttgcaacaagaATCAGTCATTCGAGGGAAACAAATAGTTCAGACATCGATGTTAATGTCTGGATTTTCCTGATAGATTCCTACCTTTCTGTTCTTTCCTGTCACCCAGGCAACCATCGGTATCGACTTCCTATCGAAGACCATGTACCTGGAAGACCGGACAGTAGGAAATCTTGATTGTGGTTTAGACTTTGcatgtcatatatatatatataattatgcaattttcaggttttaattgAGCCACCATCTTGAAATGTCCCATTTTCTCCTCTGGTTTGACTAATCCTTGATTTGATTTGCCTTATAACTGCTTTCTTCACACTTTAATGTGAAGGTTATTTCTGTTAGGAAGAGCTTTGGTGCGCTGACTTTAATAAGCCTTACTCATGGATGATCTTCTTTAGCCACTGGAAGTGTTATTTCTGCTGCGGGATATGATCCTCTGCCGGCTGATACTGGCTTATCCCTCACACGGAGCCTTTTACGTCTAGTCAGTGCGTGTCGTGTTATAGTGAATGTGgaaacagctgctggaggtgtgtgtatgtatgtgtgtgtgtgtgtgcacctgtAGGTAAGGCTGCAGCTGTGGGACACAGCTGGACAGGAGCGCTTCAGGAGCCTCATCCCGAGCTACATCCGGGACTCCACGGTGGCTGTGGTTGTCTATGACATCACAAGTGAGCAAAACCGGATCCGCTGACGACTTCCTGTCGAACCGCACTGATTGATACGGTGGTTTAATGTCTCAGAGAGGTCTAAAGGCCGGATCTAAAGCGATGCTCTGGTCTCCACAGATGTGAATTCGTTCCAGCAGACCTGCAAATGGATCGACGACGTCAGGACGGAGAGAGGAAGCGACGTCATCATCATGCTTGTGGGCAACAAGACAGATTTGGAAGAGaagaggtaaaaaaacaaacaaacaaacaaaaaaaaaaacgttgatCCATAATTAACTGTGACGTTTAGCTGCAGCTGGGAGGatttaggaaaacaaacacaaagcttgTTTGAAAAGCGACACGTCAGCTCAGGATGATTCAGCCAGAGATGTTTCCTGCAGGCAAATCACGATCGAAGAAGGAGAGCAGCGAGCCAAGGAGCTGAACGTCATGTTCATCGAGACCAGTGCCAAGATGGGCTCCAATGTCAAACAGGTGACCCCTGCCGTTTCACCAGATTTCACAGCATTTTTGGGCAATGCCTGACAGCCCTTTCttatttgaaaaacacaacagctgcACTGACAAGGGTGAGGTTTTTACTTAATATAATTTATAGGTTAGCGCTGCGTTAAAATAGGGTTCCCAGGCTGGCATTTTCCatagaatttaattaaaaataatgttgattAAATTCATTAACATGAGGCTTGGGAACAACAGTAATAACAGAAtagtttaatataaaaaaatgagtctgggcacttttatttttgatggttGACGCAGACCTTTTTAGGAAtgtctatattttatttatcattgttACGTCACACAAAACGGCTCACGTTTTAACCCGccttcttggttttttttttttttctccttttagctgtTTCGCCGAGTGGCGGCGGCCCTACCTGGGATGGAAAGCCTGGACGACGCGAATCCCGAAGGCAGTATCCTTCACAGCCGCTCTGATTCACTGCACGCGCCGAGAGCTGGGttcctgattatttttaatctctTAGTGGCTGCTGGCACTAACGCAAACAGACAGAGTGGCCTACTGTCTACAGGCGCGTCGGTCATTAAGGCGTTTATGTTTAGGAGGGAAGAAACGCGCAgagagagggttttttttttttcttttatagaagCAAAAGGTGCAGCACCACACAGTGGCTGTCAGGGAagagacaggaggagaggaCGTGTGATGGAGGACTAATTTTTGTATaggattaaattaaaaaagagctATTAATATATACAATTTATTGGAGTTTGAGCTTAAAGCACTTTACTTCGTTTGCCAGCTACCATTAAAATCAGCACATTTAGGCTAACAGAGCATTTATGCTGGCACTTAtagtaaaatgaaaagaatatattttaaatttaattctgaaattgacatttaagaggaaaaaaatgctcCTTTTGTCTTGTTGTAGCATCAGATGATGGTTtagaaactatttttatttaatgcatccatatcagagctggtttctctttgtattcatttattttgcgCACTGAGAGTTACTTAAAGTACTGCACATAGTCTCAATTCTGTCCTCGtttctttaaagtttgcttCCAAGGTGGCTGACTTTCCTGTGATCTTCCGAGGAGCTCCAGGTCAGTCGTTCCTCAGGCTTTCCGAACGTCCTgtggtttttttcttcaaatgcggacagctttttttgttttgcttattttcgtTCGTTTTTTTACGAGGCTTTAAACTATGAGGAAACTGAGCAGGCGGAGGACAAGACAGGAAGTATCAGGCTTTAAAACGATCTGCAGCCGGTGAAAGGTATCTGgaagtcatgtctttaagaaataggaaaaaaaatccagtaatAGATCCGATAGATACTCCATGAAGCTCGTTAGGAAGCAAAATTCTCTTTTATGCGTCAAACTGTGGTATCATTGGGCGTTTTTCATGCATTTAGCGAAAGAAATGGCACCAAAATGTTATTTGTCACCACCGATCATTCCCTTGAGTTTTCCTTAACGGGACTCTTCCCAGTGATCGACATCAAGCTGGACAAACCAGCCGAGCCGACCGTCCCCGAGGGCGGCTGCTCGTGTTAATGCAAAGCTGCGACCGGCCGGCTCCCTTCACACCATAGGCttgttgtgttgcttttatACTGGTTAGCTCCCAGTTGACTTCTCTAATTGGACATAGGAATCGAAGCCTCGCATCTGATTGGACAACTCAAACGCTACATCTTTCAGTCTTGTTCAGTTGTAAGATATTGTAAACTTTGTCAATATGTAAGTGACTGAAGGAGTACGAAAAACGAGGAAGTGGGGGAGGGAGGCGGGGGGAACTACAAAATGTCGCCATGAAAATAAACGACAAGAACAAcggcaaaaataataataattacaaacaaaagaaacacacacacacgcagacacagaaagggagaagaagaggacaaCCAACAGAGTTCTTTTCACcgttatgttttgtatttttttatatcttaaaaaaaagaaaaaaaagggaacgcACCAAAAATGATGCCTAAACACAGATGGAGGCAGAAGTTGAGGGGGtcagccatttttttccccagatgTCCGAACACGTCTGAATGTCTGCAGCACGCATGCACGCTGTTCTGatctttaacctttgacctctggcCCGCCCTCCAGGGTGTCTCTTCGGCGCTCTGGAGAGGAGGCCGAGTGTCTTAGAATGTTTTAtagcatctctctctctctatagcATCTCATAACAGAAGTCATATCATTTGATATTCCCACCGGAGTTCAGTAGGTTCACCTAACAGTAGCTGTGAAAACGTGGCACTCTTATCTCTCTATGGGTTTAACTTTTCTAGAACAAACTATACTGTGGTtcgaaacagaaaaagaaaagtcagctTACTCTCACAACGCCCCCATCCCGCCCAGTAACCCTAGACTTCTCCTTCTCTCCTCCCTCTACCTCTCCCTCCGGTCTCCCCATCCCTCCATCCCGGTGATACACTTATATCAACCCACTGTAATGGACTGCACTGTATATAATAATGTAATATGTATGTTGTGAACGTCCCCCTGTAGAAGTGGTCCTTGTTCACCCGTATGAATAATGTAATAATGTTTAATGATTAATAAATTACAGATTAAAGGGCTTCACTCTCCCAACCATCTACATTCACCTGGCAGCAAAAGAGTTCTGTTCCGCCTCAGTCGCCGCCTGCCGCTGACTGCGTTTGGGtgtgcgtctgtctgttagcaaaataactcatgagaTGTGAGATGTTGGACAACATTTTAAGAAACTGGCAGAACGCAATTGTTGGacgtacgtctacagctgattaacgtttggagctGACCTGATCCAAGATGGTTGCAGCAGCCaaatgactttagaaaacatgaaaatggttacaattcagtcagttttatggatTTTCACCTAATATTtagtatggtagtagctgaaccTGATCGTCAACATATATTTTGAGCAGTAACAGATTGTGcgagatcttagtttaaaaattttCCACTACCTTTTTGAAGTCAgctccatctgttagcaaaatatctcatgaaccactggacaaattttaatgaaactttcaggcaACAATCAGCGGATGAGCACCTACAACAGgttaacgtttggagccaacctCATTTAGGATGGATTCCACAGTTagctgaccttaggaaacacaaatgTGGCTATAagtctgtcaattttacagatattgtgctaaaatttggtgtgacagtagtcatacaacacacactctaagcatgacatctcacactattgcatgagattgtgttACCTTTAAAGTTTagccaaaatggctacaacttcatcatttctcaacattagatgagcttagtctaaaactaaCATATGCCTTTACtttatttaggattttatttgtgatttatttatttatatatttactgaataggatttttttttcaaaaatgtatcaTTTCCAGAGGGAATCATAGGAGTTACAGTCTTCCCTAAGTCAGATTTTGCTCAGGCAAGTTTGTTGTCACAGCAGCAGTGGCTACATGTTTAACGAGGCGGTAAGAATCATCTGGTTGGTATAAGCAGAGAGCAGTGTGAACatctaacatgtttttttaatgggtaaaactatttaaattttgatttttagtGAAAGATTCATGCACTGTATGTAGCTTTTCACACAAGTTCACAAAGTGAACGTGCGTTTCCCGGTGATTTTTGCCAAACGAGCCTAAGGAGTAACTCACAGTGCAATCGGTTTTTGATATTACCCAAAAATGTCACCGAAAAGATTCTCTTaagtcacatttttattgtcccaaaatgatcaaaatggaccaaaaaacaaacaagcaagcaaacaaaaaaaactaaatgaagttttaaaaaagcagaattttgTTGCAAAACTTGATGTTATTTACTCagctgttctttattttattatttgacaaAACCATTATTGTAGGGTTAATAAATGAGGAAGAACAGTGAGGAGCCAACCGGTCGGTCACGCAGTCAGTCTGTCAGCCACTTAATTGCTTAAATTTCTAATTTTCTCCCATCAATGGTGAAGTGAAGTGATGATTATCGCCCTAACCCAGAGTTCTCTGTGGTGAGTCAGAGTCTGAAAACCTGATAGGTGAGGGGAAGTTGAGGTGGAAAGAACCTTTTAGGAGGAAAACCGCCACCGTGGCCCGTCATGTCACTTCGCTGAGCTCGCCTGACGTAAGAAGACAGGTATTCCCCTGATCGAAGGCGGTTGGTGCCGTTAGTGGACAAATGAACTCCGCGGAGCTCTGAGGGACGGACTTCCTCAGGTGCGTCGGATGCAGTGATCTTGCCAAAGCTCACAGAAGAACAAATACAGGGGGAGTCGGAGTTTAATGTAAGCACAGACACCTTCAGtgacaaatattacaaaaaatcaaaaatacaggaacatgcagaaacacattaaaagagTTGAGTTGAAGACATCCAACGTGTCTCATCGACGACAACGCATGCTCGATGTTCCACACGGCGTTTCCTCTCCTGAGAAGGACACACCTCCCGCACTCTGAAGACTTCATGTACGATCTCCGACCCAGCCGGGCCACTTGGTCTCTCCTTTTCACTCAAAGCAGATCATGTCCCGAGTGGAGGTGTTTGTGGACGCCAACCTTCGCTCTCTGCTGAGGGAGCTTCGTACTGACATTGCGATGGCTGTGGACGACCCTTTCCCTATCGTGTACGGCTtggcagacaaaaacatcatcactgaTCAACTGCTGAAGGTAAGAAACGGAAAAGGCCGTGAACCTTTAGTTTAACTGTAAAATAGCTTCATTTCGATCTGTGTTTTTAGGCTCCACTCATAAATTCAATCACCTTGGTTTATTAGGACACACTGGAGAAGGAGGGAAGTGAGGGGATTCACAAAGCCATGTACGCCCTCCTGTCCTGGGTGTTAGAGCAGAGCAGATCCACGATCCAGGCTTTCTGGAACAACCTATCCAAAGACTACAATGTGGACAGCTACCCCAGGCTGCAGACGCTCCTCGCTAACCTTCAAGCCAGTATGTGCTATCTGTGACAGCTTTATTTGACCTCACAGTTATAAGGACAGATTTATTTCAGGGTCCACATTGTTGATTCTGTTAGGGCGAGGTGCTCCAAGTTCCAAACCAGAAATCCGACCTTCAGGAGGTCCGAAAGCTGCTCCGAGCAAGAAGAGGAGCCACGAGGACAGGGGATCAAACACCAAGCATTCAGAGTATCACGCCAAGACAAGTGATGGAGCAGGTCTTCTTCCTTTTAGCTTGATGTCTCCCCCCAACACTATTAGATCCAGTTTTGGACCAAAAAGAGAAATTATTACTGGCTTTCCAGAACAGATTTCCTTTTGTAaatttgcaacatttaaaaacctaattttaaaaaaaattaaggcgttgtattaaatgcaaataaaaacaatgccttttttttctcattttatggcagcaacacatctcaaaaaaagttGGACCGCAGCAACAAAAGGCTTTAAAGGTTAGTGGTATGAATACGAAACAgctgcaactaattaggttaattggcagctggtgagtaagaggactgggtaaaaaagatgaaatctctcagaagtactttgaatatcccatcatctaaaGATCATAATGTCaataaaagatttcaagaatctggagacaTCTCTTAGGTCAAATGTCCGTATTGGACAgctgtgatctttgggccctcaggcAGCACTGAGTCATACTTCCAcacatcactgtctgtaaataCAGTTCACCTCACCATCTGCAAATTCTGTTTAAAGCTTcttcatgcaaagaagaagccacaCATGAACACCACCCAGAAACGCTGCCGTTTCCTCAAGGTCAGAGCTCAGTTAAAATGGAccgaggcaaagtggaaaactgttctgtggtcagacgaaTTGaagtttgaaattgttttttggaaaccacagatgctacgtcctccatactaaagagcAGAGAGACCATTCAGCTTGTCATCAGTGCCCAAATCAAAAAccttgcctctctgatggtatggggctGCATTAGTGTTTATGGCTTTGGCAGCTTTCACCTCTGGAAAGACAGCATCAATGAAGAAAAGATAAAGCTTCCACAATCTAGGCTCCCATCCAGCAAAggagacccaggactgttgaacagctagaatcctccatcagacaagaatgggacaacattccctccaaaacctccagcagctgctctcctcacttattcgatgtttacagactgttgttaaaagacgACAGAGGGAAACATGACCCTGTCCCAAGTgttttgagatgtgctgctgccataaaattcttAACCTTAACaagttcttattttaaacattcagtaTGTTCAGGATgttccattatgaataaaatataagtttatgaGACTTGCAAATcattcctttctgtttttatttacattttacacaaagtcccaaCCTTTTTTTGGGAATTGGGGTTTCATTTTAACCAGTTTATGCTTTCAATAACTAGTATCGCATTGCATGGTTTTCTTCAGGGAGTAAAGTCAA contains:
- the rab6bb gene encoding RAB6B, member RAS oncogene family b: MSAGGDLGNPLRKFKLVFLGEQSVGKTSLITRFMYDSFDNTYQATIGIDFLSKTMYLEDRTVRLQLWDTAGQERFRSLIPSYIRDSTVAVVVYDITNVNSFQQTCKWIDDVRTERGSDVIIMLVGNKTDLEEKRQITIEEGEQRAKELNVMFIETSAKMGSNVKQLFRRVAAALPGMESLDDANPEGMIDIKLDKPAEPTVPEGGCSC